From a region of the Butyrivibrio sp. AE3004 genome:
- a CDS encoding pseudouridine synthase, translating into MTEGNSEEIRLNKYIAMCGICSRREADKIIQDGRITVNGEIAKMGIKVSEKDIICFDGKVIDTAKEKTVIAYNKPVGVVCTEKDEHAKRTIIEDINFGKRVTYAGRLDKDSEGLMILTDDGNLIEAMMKSKNGHEKEYEVIVDKKISDEFLKGMEKGVYLKDLDRTTRPCKVKKIDDNSFKIILTQGLNRQIRRMCKAFGYDVLKLKRIRILNVKLGNLKYSEYRILEGQELENLYKNAGLSD; encoded by the coding sequence TTGACAGAAGGTAATAGCGAAGAAATAAGATTAAATAAATATATAGCCATGTGTGGAATCTGTTCTCGAAGAGAAGCTGATAAAATTATTCAGGACGGAAGAATTACAGTTAATGGTGAGATTGCCAAAATGGGAATTAAGGTATCCGAAAAAGATATAATCTGTTTTGATGGAAAAGTTATAGATACCGCAAAGGAAAAGACCGTAATTGCTTATAATAAGCCTGTAGGTGTTGTGTGCACCGAGAAGGATGAACATGCAAAGAGGACTATTATTGAGGATATTAATTTTGGAAAACGAGTAACTTATGCAGGACGACTCGATAAGGATTCTGAAGGTCTTATGATACTCACAGATGATGGAAATCTAATAGAGGCTATGATGAAATCAAAAAATGGTCATGAAAAAGAGTATGAAGTCATAGTAGATAAAAAAATCAGTGATGAATTTTTGAAGGGAATGGAAAAAGGGGTTTATCTGAAAGACCTTGATAGAACTACAAGACCATGTAAGGTTAAGAAAATTGATGATAATAGCTTTAAAATTATTCTTACTCAGGGGTTGAACAGACAGATAAGGAGAATGTGTAAAGCATTTGGATATGATGTATTAAAATTGAAAAGAATCAGGATACTTAACGTTAAGCTTGGAAATCTTAAGTATTCTGAA
- a CDS encoding adaptor protein MecA — MKFTRVNKDTINCIITEDDMDEQGLKLEDLFDKSKEAMDFLHDVMEKAATEVDYKPQGAFTPMQITVLPDHSISLTLSENTEGAFADMLKNLTEKAGLRFPKNFLEELGDVPEEDRIPKLSEYLHSLKDFTNSVKNMVEKVNSDNGDLADDSIPVQKKSTDRRSRIAEEQPKDTEEHDIDKLGFTTFVFELSDLRTAITLSKQIPEQISMESTLYRSNAANAYYIVFNKKNENAKVFASVFSICYEFGKFVTTRENIICHMDESFDTVLKKNAIERLRSL; from the coding sequence ATGAAATTTACAAGAGTTAATAAGGATACCATTAATTGCATAATTACAGAAGATGATATGGATGAGCAGGGCTTAAAGCTGGAGGATCTTTTTGATAAGAGTAAGGAAGCTATGGACTTCCTTCACGATGTAATGGAGAAGGCTGCAACTGAAGTTGATTATAAGCCACAGGGTGCATTTACACCAATGCAGATTACAGTTCTTCCGGATCATTCAATTTCACTTACTCTTTCAGAGAATACCGAAGGGGCCTTTGCAGATATGCTTAAGAACCTTACTGAGAAGGCAGGACTTAGATTCCCTAAGAATTTTCTTGAGGAACTGGGAGATGTACCTGAAGAGGACAGAATTCCTAAACTTAGTGAGTATCTTCATAGTCTTAAGGATTTCACCAATTCAGTAAAGAATATGGTTGAAAAGGTTAATTCCGATAACGGGGATTTGGCAGATGATAGTATTCCGGTTCAGAAGAAAAGCACAGACAGAAGATCAAGAATTGCTGAGGAACAACCAAAGGATACAGAAGAACATGATATTGATAAGCTTGGCTTCACGACCTTTGTTTTTGAATTATCTGATTTAAGGACTGCCATTACATTAAGCAAGCAGATACCTGAGCAGATTTCAATGGAGAGTACACTTTACAGAAGTAATGCTGCTAATGCTTATTACATAGTATTTAACAAAAAGAACGAGAATGCAAAAGTATTTGCTTCGGTATTTTCAATTTGTTATGAATTTGGCAAGTTTGTTACTACAAGGGAAAATATAATCTGTCATATGGATGAGAGTTTCGATACGGTTCTTAAAAAGAATGCAATAGAGAGACTTCGCAGTTTATAA
- the hypE gene encoding hydrogenase expression/formation protein HypE: protein MKITMAHGSGGASTSELIENIFAKHFKNEYLDRMEDSAVVPGSKRLAVTTDSFVVTPYFFPGGDIGRLSVCGTVNDLLMSGATPKYITCGCILEEGMDLDDLDKIIESMAATAKEAGVDIITGDTKVVEKRGDIGGIMINTSGVGFMPEGIALSPAGCQDGDVIIVSGNLGDHHAAILSGRMNIKNSIESDNAPLVEMVGGLINEQIKVHAMRDVTRGGLGTVLHEFAGASKCEIHLYHDKIPVSCEVKDFCKMLGLDPIYMGNEGKMICVVDGQDAEKALNIIKKSKYGDKAAIIGEVKKTDNNGVVLHTAIGGERLIGPLYGEGLPRIC from the coding sequence ATGAAAATTACGATGGCGCATGGAAGTGGAGGTGCATCCACCTCAGAGCTTATTGAAAATATTTTTGCAAAACATTTTAAAAATGAATATCTGGACAGAATGGAAGATTCCGCTGTTGTTCCCGGAAGCAAAAGATTGGCGGTTACTACAGATAGTTTTGTTGTAACACCGTATTTTTTCCCCGGCGGTGATATAGGAAGGTTGTCTGTTTGCGGAACAGTAAACGACCTGCTTATGAGTGGCGCAACTCCGAAATATATTACTTGTGGCTGTATTTTAGAAGAAGGGATGGATTTGGATGATCTTGATAAGATTATAGAATCCATGGCAGCTACTGCAAAAGAGGCCGGTGTGGATATAATTACCGGTGATACTAAGGTTGTGGAAAAACGTGGAGATATTGGCGGAATAATGATTAATACTTCAGGAGTCGGATTTATGCCTGAAGGAATAGCGTTATCTCCGGCAGGCTGTCAGGATGGCGATGTAATAATTGTTTCAGGAAATCTTGGAGATCATCATGCTGCGATTTTATCCGGAAGAATGAACATAAAGAATAGCATTGAATCAGATAATGCACCATTAGTTGAAATGGTGGGAGGCCTTATTAATGAACAGATAAAAGTCCATGCCATGCGTGACGTTACAAGAGGTGGGCTTGGAACGGTCCTTCACGAATTTGCTGGAGCTTCTAAATGTGAGATACATCTTTACCATGACAAGATTCCTGTAAGCTGTGAGGTAAAGGATTTTTGTAAAATGCTGGGGCTTGACCCGATATATATGGGTAATGAAGGCAAAATGATCTGCGTAGTAGACGGACAGGATGCTGAAAAGGCTTTGAATATTATTAAAAAATCAAAGTATGGAGATAAAGCAGCTATTATAGGAGAAGTAAAAAAAACCGATAATAATGGTGTAGTTCTTCATACCGCTATTGGAGGCGAAAGACTTATCGGACCTCTTTACGGAGAGGGACTTCCGAGAATATGCTGA
- the hypD gene encoding hydrogenase formation protein HypD translates to MDKFELIKETIKKYDGEDLRFMEVCGTHTAAISENGIPNLLSPKIHLISGPGCPVCVTVTAVIDRLCELSLTDSTTVLTFGDLIRVKGSNMSLSDARAHGGSVEMLYSPMDAIKMAKRNPEINYVFAAIGFETTTPVYSMVLEETIRQDIHNLKLLTSLKTMPEVIRWVCKNTTNIDGFLAPGHVSVITGSKLFEKLSEETGLPFVVAGFEGAGLLTAVYALMKMKGHSGIKNLYKSVVTENGNEEARKAVDKYFEPCDASWRGMGLIPGSGMRLKKEYLEYDAGSYGLDEDHMPPGCSCARVLTGEISPDECPLFGKKCTPEDAHGACMVSTEGSCYNYFVSGRRKR, encoded by the coding sequence ATGGATAAATTTGAACTGATAAAAGAAACAATAAAAAAATACGATGGAGAAGACCTTAGGTTTATGGAAGTATGCGGCACACATACAGCTGCTATATCGGAAAACGGTATCCCTAACCTTTTATCTCCAAAAATACATTTGATTTCAGGACCGGGATGTCCGGTATGTGTAACGGTTACAGCTGTCATAGACAGACTTTGTGAATTATCGTTAACTGACAGCACTACAGTGCTCACCTTTGGGGATCTTATCAGAGTTAAAGGATCAAATATGAGTCTTTCGGATGCCAGAGCGCATGGAGGAAGCGTTGAAATGCTATATTCTCCCATGGATGCTATTAAGATGGCAAAAAGAAACCCGGAAATAAATTATGTTTTTGCAGCTATCGGATTTGAGACTACTACGCCGGTTTATTCGATGGTACTTGAAGAGACTATAAGGCAGGATATCCATAATTTAAAGCTTTTGACCTCACTGAAAACCATGCCTGAGGTTATAAGATGGGTATGTAAAAATACAACCAATATAGATGGATTTCTTGCACCGGGCCATGTTTCGGTAATTACCGGTTCTAAACTTTTCGAAAAGCTCTCCGAAGAAACAGGACTACCGTTTGTTGTAGCAGGTTTTGAAGGAGCAGGACTTCTTACTGCTGTATATGCCCTTATGAAAATGAAGGGGCATTCCGGAATAAAAAACCTATACAAAAGTGTTGTAACGGAAAATGGTAATGAAGAGGCAAGAAAAGCAGTTGATAAGTATTTTGAGCCTTGTGATGCATCATGGAGAGGAATGGGATTGATTCCAGGCTCGGGTATGAGATTAAAAAAAGAGTACCTTGAGTATGATGCAGGTAGTTATGGTCTTGATGAGGACCATATGCCACCCGGATGCAGCTGTGCAAGAGTTCTTACCGGTGAAATATCTCCGGATGAGTGCCCCTTATTCGGGAAAAAATGTACTCCGGAAGATGCGCATGGGGCCTGCATGGTTTCCACTGAAGGCAGTTGCTATAATTACTTTGTATCCGGCCGAAGAAAGAGATAA
- a CDS encoding HypC/HybG/HupF family hydrogenase formation chaperone has product MCVALPGRVTEINGTKATVDFSGNTVEAEAGLVKIKIGDRVLVHAGCIIQTMSDAEADEIEELFREIEDL; this is encoded by the coding sequence ATGTGCGTTGCTTTACCGGGTCGCGTTACAGAAATCAATGGAACTAAAGCAACAGTTGATTTTTCAGGGAATACTGTTGAAGCTGAAGCAGGACTTGTAAAGATTAAAATAGGAGACAGGGTTCTTGTTCATGCAGGATGCATTATTCAGACAATGAGTGATGCAGAAGCAGATGAAATAGAGGAATTGTTCCGGGAAATAGAGGATCTGTAA
- the hypF gene encoding carbamoyltransferase HypF codes for MRALIRVTGAVQGIGYRPFVAELATKYKLNGEVKNLGGIVEIIVDGDVKDIRIFADKLKTSAPSGSIVIKISLEYQEENEPEGPSDFSGFRIVESSEDTDNSYLPVFPPDIGICTECKSELFNFKDRRYRYPLISCASCGPRFSILKQLPYDRETTSMDVFLMCPECSKEYRIGRRRHAQTISCHYCGPQMKYISFDNNKDSEDPVNRAIEIIRNGGIVGLKGVGGYQLVADPKNYNTVKRLREIKGREQKPFAVMFNSVEDIRKICNLSPMEESYLTSSARPIVLLDKKKNNHIAFAENVCGFSKQIGAFLPATGVHSLLTEKLGAIIATSGNNSGEPMITSDKEFLSEFNGRIDGILYYDRDILRPLDDSVIQIVKSIDGKEIPRFIRRARGYVPLPIFLSAQLEDKVLYQSFGADLKNTFAIGYGDSIIPSQFLGDMESYGILKLQKKELDEFEHIFKISSLNYQKRVVISDMHPGYYSSELARNFVNKIRDASLMQIQHHHAHIGSVMAEYGLKECIGIAFDGTGYGLDMTIWGSEFLVCKGGSFERVAHLKPVRIVGQDEGMKNAAIAAACYMNEYGLEVPGDILKPDDLYLIKAAIQNNINAFSNAGMGRLFDAVSCILRICNYNSYEGECAIKLQNSAEEYCEDHDAYNILKDTVTIEDSLEINVGELLATLLKLRNSADIGLIAYSFHCEIAETVKNICIEIRKKYGLNTVCLSGGVFANRLLLSMCEKLLCNSDFVVYYNSILPSNDGGISTGQIYLADLLQER; via the coding sequence ATGAGAGCACTTATCCGCGTTACGGGTGCTGTTCAGGGAATTGGATACAGGCCTTTTGTAGCAGAGCTAGCAACTAAATATAAGCTTAATGGAGAAGTGAAAAATCTTGGTGGTATTGTAGAGATTATAGTGGATGGTGATGTTAAAGATATCAGAATATTTGCTGATAAATTAAAGACATCAGCACCATCCGGAAGCATTGTTATAAAAATTTCTTTAGAATATCAAGAGGAAAACGAACCGGAAGGTCCAAGTGACTTTTCCGGTTTTCGTATTGTTGAGAGTAGTGAAGATACTGATAATTCATATCTACCGGTTTTTCCGCCCGACATCGGTATATGCACCGAATGTAAATCAGAACTGTTTAACTTTAAGGACAGAAGATACAGATATCCTCTTATCAGCTGTGCTTCATGTGGCCCAAGATTTAGCATATTAAAGCAGCTTCCCTATGACAGAGAGACGACGTCAATGGACGTTTTCTTGATGTGCCCGGAATGTTCGAAAGAATATAGGATTGGTAGACGCAGACATGCTCAGACAATTTCGTGCCATTATTGCGGTCCCCAAATGAAATATATTAGTTTTGATAACAATAAGGATTCAGAAGATCCTGTAAATAGGGCAATAGAAATCATAAGGAATGGCGGAATAGTAGGACTAAAAGGTGTTGGAGGGTATCAGCTTGTTGCAGACCCCAAGAATTACAATACTGTAAAAAGGCTTAGGGAAATAAAGGGAAGAGAACAAAAACCGTTTGCGGTTATGTTTAATTCAGTTGAAGATATTCGAAAGATATGTAATCTTTCACCAATGGAGGAATCATATCTGACATCTTCTGCAAGACCTATAGTACTTCTTGATAAAAAGAAAAACAACCACATTGCTTTTGCGGAAAACGTATGCGGTTTCTCAAAGCAAATAGGTGCTTTTTTACCTGCAACAGGTGTTCATAGTCTTCTTACTGAAAAACTGGGTGCTATAATTGCTACCAGTGGCAACAATTCAGGTGAGCCTATGATTACATCTGATAAGGAATTTCTGTCAGAATTCAACGGCAGAATTGACGGAATACTTTATTATGACAGAGATATTTTAAGACCACTTGATGATTCTGTTATTCAGATAGTAAAAAGTATTGATGGTAAAGAAATACCACGATTTATAAGAAGAGCCAGAGGGTATGTGCCTCTGCCGATTTTTTTGAGTGCGCAGCTTGAAGATAAGGTTCTTTATCAATCATTTGGTGCAGATTTAAAGAATACATTTGCTATAGGTTATGGTGACAGTATAATTCCAAGTCAGTTCTTAGGAGACATGGAAAGCTATGGAATACTGAAATTACAAAAAAAAGAACTGGATGAGTTTGAACATATTTTCAAAATTAGCAGCTTGAATTACCAAAAAAGAGTAGTAATAAGTGATATGCACCCCGGATACTATTCTTCTGAACTTGCAAGGAACTTTGTAAATAAAATTAGAGATGCTTCCTTAATGCAAATTCAGCATCATCATGCACATATAGGTTCCGTTATGGCTGAATATGGATTAAAGGAATGTATAGGCATTGCGTTTGACGGAACCGGTTATGGTCTCGATATGACCATATGGGGAAGTGAATTTCTTGTTTGCAAAGGCGGAAGCTTTGAGAGAGTTGCACATTTGAAGCCTGTTAGGATTGTTGGGCAGGATGAAGGAATGAAAAATGCTGCTATTGCTGCAGCTTGCTATATGAATGAATACGGACTTGAGGTGCCGGGAGATATTCTTAAACCAGATGATTTGTATTTAATAAAAGCTGCTATTCAGAATAATATAAATGCTTTTTCAAATGCCGGTATGGGCAGGTTATTTGATGCTGTAAGCTGTATTTTAAGAATTTGCAACTATAATTCCTATGAAGGAGAGTGTGCAATAAAACTCCAAAATTCTGCAGAGGAATATTGCGAGGATCATGATGCCTATAATATTTTAAAAGATACAGTCACTATTGAGGATAGTCTTGAAATTAATGTAGGAGAGTTGCTGGCAACTCTTTTGAAGTTGAGAAACAGTGCTGATATAGGACTTATAGCATATTCATTTCACTGCGAAATCGCAGAAACAGTAAAAAATATCTGTATAGAGATAAGAAAGAAATATGGATTGAATACGGTATGCCTTTCCGGTGGTGTTTTTGCAAACAGATTACTTCTCTCTATGTGCGAGAAGCTACTTTGTAATTCAGATTTTGTGGTATACTATAACAGCATTTTGCCGTCAAATGACGGTGGTATAAGTACAGGTCAGATATATCTGGCTGATTTATTGCAAGAGAGGTAG
- a CDS encoding 4Fe-4S dicluster domain-containing protein — MSLINFNTQVIKNLFSKPATRKYPFEPKVYPERTRGHVQNDMDVCVLCGLCSIKCPTHAITVDKAAKTWSIRPMSCIQCRCCVDNCPKKCLSMDTHFTEPGSEKITKTFKQSEKAIAAQEALMKAAKERAAAVAAAKAAAAGNAAPAGAPNAAAANAAKPAGPTGAQIAAAANAAKKADLEKKDE, encoded by the coding sequence TTGAGTCTTATAAATTTTAATACACAAGTAATTAAAAATCTGTTCTCAAAACCTGCGACTCGTAAATATCCTTTCGAGCCTAAGGTATATCCTGAGCGTACACGCGGACATGTACAGAATGATATGGACGTATGTGTGCTTTGCGGACTTTGTTCAATAAAGTGTCCTACACATGCAATAACTGTTGATAAGGCTGCAAAAACCTGGTCTATAAGACCTATGAGCTGCATACAGTGCAGATGCTGTGTAGATAATTGTCCTAAGAAGTGCCTTTCAATGGATACACACTTTACTGAACCCGGTTCAGAAAAGATTACAAAGACATTTAAGCAATCTGAAAAGGCTATAGCTGCTCAGGAAGCTTTGATGAAGGCTGCTAAGGAAAGAGCAGCTGCCGTTGCAGCCGCTAAAGCCGCAGCAGCAGGAAATGCTGCACCGGCAGGAGCACCTAATGCCGCAGCAGCAAATGCTGCAAAACCTGCAGGCCCTACAGGAGCACAGATTGCTGCAGCAGCTAATGCAGCTAAAAAAGCTGATCTTGAAAAGAAAGACGAATAA
- a CDS encoding hydrogenase large subunit, which produces MSTRSVIPFGPQHPVLPEPIHLDLVLEDEKVVQAIPSIGFIHRGLEKLVDKKDFHEMVYVAERICGICSLGHGLGYCDAVEHIMDLEVPERALYLRTMLSELSRMHSHMLWLGLLADAFGFESLYMECWRIREEILDMFEIATGGRVIFSIMKIGGLRRDIPDDMLRAFRQRLDSIEEGLGIVSKPFFDDVAVKNRLVDVGILTPEKADLLGTAGPFLRASGIARDIRSTGYCAYDKVEFEPIISTGCDSYARTEVRIKEIYQAIDIIRQCIDKMPAGPVDVPVKPNQFPNGEYMTRIEQPRGEALYYVKANGSKLIDRMRVRTPTFANIPALVDVLAGCDLADVPILVLTIDPCISCTER; this is translated from the coding sequence ATGTCAACCAGAAGTGTTATTCCTTTCGGACCTCAGCATCCTGTACTGCCTGAACCGATACACCTTGATTTGGTTTTGGAGGATGAGAAGGTTGTTCAGGCCATTCCTTCTATTGGATTTATACATCGTGGTTTGGAAAAACTTGTAGATAAAAAAGATTTTCATGAAATGGTATATGTTGCAGAGCGTATTTGCGGTATTTGTTCCCTTGGACATGGACTTGGATATTGCGATGCAGTCGAACATATTATGGATCTTGAAGTTCCGGAAAGGGCTCTATATTTAAGAACCATGTTATCCGAGCTAAGCAGAATGCATTCTCATATGCTATGGCTTGGACTTCTTGCAGATGCATTTGGATTTGAATCACTTTACATGGAATGCTGGAGAATCCGTGAAGAGATTCTTGACATGTTTGAAATAGCAACAGGTGGTCGAGTTATATTTTCTATTATGAAGATAGGTGGGCTAAGGAGAGATATTCCTGATGATATGCTCAGGGCTTTCCGTCAGAGACTCGATAGTATCGAAGAAGGCCTTGGTATTGTTAGTAAGCCATTCTTTGATGATGTTGCAGTAAAAAATCGTCTTGTAGATGTTGGTATACTTACTCCCGAGAAGGCAGATCTTCTTGGAACAGCAGGTCCTTTTCTTCGTGCCAGCGGCATTGCCAGAGATATCAGATCAACAGGTTATTGTGCTTATGATAAGGTCGAGTTTGAACCTATTATCAGTACCGGATGCGATTCATATGCTCGTACAGAAGTACGTATTAAGGAGATATATCAGGCTATTGATATCATACGTCAGTGCATAGATAAGATGCCTGCAGGTCCTGTTGATGTTCCTGTAAAGCCTAACCAGTTCCCTAATGGCGAATATATGACCAGAATAGAGCAGCCCAGAGGTGAGGCACTCTATTATGTAAAGGCAAACGGGAGCAAGCTTATAGATCGTATGAGAGTAAGAACTCCTACATTTGCTAATATACCTGCTCTTGTTGATGTTCTTGCAGGATGTGATCTTGCTGATGTGCCGATTCTTGTACTTACTATTGATCCATGTATCAGTTGTACAGAACGCTAA
- a CDS encoding NADH-quinone oxidoreductase subunit C has protein sequence MNMDFKSVKAEEVIDEAQRLKFDGYHLMQQCATRTADGYELVYSFGKALEVCQVKIILSENQSINSISHVFPCAFLYENEMHDLFGIDIQMISLDYKGSFYRTAIETPFK, from the coding sequence ATGAATATGGATTTTAAGAGTGTTAAGGCGGAAGAGGTCATCGACGAGGCGCAGAGGCTTAAATTTGATGGGTATCATCTTATGCAGCAATGTGCTACCAGAACCGCTGATGGGTATGAACTTGTTTATAGCTTTGGCAAAGCACTTGAAGTGTGCCAGGTTAAGATAATCCTTTCTGAAAATCAGTCAATAAATAGTATAAGCCATGTATTTCCATGTGCTTTTCTTTATGAAAATGAGATGCATGATCTGTTTGGAATAGACATTCAGATGATCAGTCTTGATTATAAAGGTTCTTTCTATAGAACAGCTATAGAAACACCTTTTAAGTAA
- a CDS encoding NADH-quinone oxidoreductase subunit B family protein has product MKISKSPWVLHYDGSSCNGCDIEVLATMTPLYDVERFGIINTGNPKHADILLLTGGINAQTAPVVRQLYNQMPDPKVVIACGICSCDGGIFKECYNILGGSDKVVPVDVYVPGCAVRPEALIDGVVKALAILEEKRVKVKESMKQGYCTVDYSKIAVRMKAEDYDPATQYDAVLTEEALREQAEAKIAQTSKTAPKPAAPVAAPKKDEGGNA; this is encoded by the coding sequence ATGAAAATTTCAAAATCACCCTGGGTGTTACATTATGATGGATCCAGTTGCAATGGATGTGATATTGAGGTTCTTGCAACAATGACTCCACTTTATGACGTTGAAAGATTCGGAATTATAAATACAGGAAATCCTAAACATGCTGATATACTCCTTCTTACCGGTGGTATTAATGCACAGACAGCTCCGGTTGTCAGACAGCTTTACAATCAGATGCCGGATCCCAAAGTTGTAATAGCTTGTGGTATCTGTTCCTGTGATGGTGGCATTTTTAAGGAATGTTACAACATTTTAGGTGGATCCGATAAAGTTGTTCCGGTGGATGTTTATGTTCCCGGATGTGCAGTAAGACCTGAAGCACTTATTGATGGTGTTGTTAAGGCCCTTGCTATTCTTGAAGAGAAGAGAGTTAAAGTTAAGGAATCAATGAAGCAGGGATACTGTACAGTTGATTATAGTAAGATTGCTGTTCGTATGAAGGCAGAGGATTATGATCCTGCTACGCAGTATGATGCTGTGTTAACAGAAGAAGCACTTCGTGAGCAGGCTGAAGCCAAGATTGCTCAGACTTCAAAAACGGCTCCTAAGCCTGCAGCACCCGTAGCTGCACCTAAAAAAGATGAAGGAGGAAACGCCTGA
- a CDS encoding respiratory chain complex I subunit 1 family protein yields the protein MILTTVIKVVLYILLAPIIGGLMEGIDRVVSARMQRRQGPPLFQPFYDVYKLLAKQTTVVNSIQVLFVIAYLIFTIFTGALFFGGGDMLLVFFALSMSEVMMVLAAYSTNGPYSALGANRELLQMMCYEPMILLVAIGFYEANGSFMVNDLVQAANPAVYKIPGMLIGFLFILTIKFRKSPFDMSTSHHAHQEMVKGLTSDISGTNLAFYEIAEWYDEVLMMGIVAMFFIYNNPISIVWALIACVIFYLMETLIDNVFPRVKYMAMLVSSWVVILVCAGTNLLILSVIGK from the coding sequence ATGATTTTAACAACAGTTATAAAAGTAGTTCTTTATATATTACTTGCTCCTATAATCGGAGGATTAATGGAAGGTATCGACCGTGTTGTATCAGCTCGTATGCAGAGAAGACAGGGGCCGCCTCTTTTCCAGCCTTTTTATGATGTATATAAGCTTCTTGCTAAGCAGACAACCGTTGTTAACAGCATCCAGGTTCTGTTTGTTATAGCATATCTTATATTTACAATTTTTACCGGTGCACTTTTCTTTGGCGGCGGCGATATGCTTCTTGTATTTTTTGCTCTGTCAATGTCAGAGGTTATGATGGTACTTGCTGCATACTCAACAAACGGACCTTACAGTGCACTTGGAGCTAACCGAGAACTTCTTCAGATGATGTGCTACGAGCCTATGATCCTGCTTGTTGCAATAGGTTTTTATGAAGCAAACGGCAGCTTTATGGTAAATGATCTTGTTCAGGCAGCTAATCCTGCTGTTTACAAGATTCCGGGTATGCTTATTGGATTTTTGTTCATACTTACCATTAAATTCAGAAAATCTCCTTTTGACATGAGTACATCTCATCACGCACACCAGGAGATGGTTAAGGGTCTTACTTCAGATATTTCAGGTACTAATCTTGCTTTCTATGAGATAGCAGAGTGGTATGATGAAGTACTGATGATGGGTATTGTTGCTATGTTCTTTATTTATAACAATCCTATCAGCATTGTTTGGGCTCTTATTGCTTGTGTAATATTCTATCTTATGGAGACACTGATTGATAATGTATTTCCTCGTGTTAAATACATGGCTATGCTGGTTAGCAGCTGGGTTGTGATTCTTGTTTGTGCAGGAACTAACCTTCTTATTCTCAGTGTAATTGGTAAATAA